A section of the Clostridium omnivorum genome encodes:
- a CDS encoding YqiJ family protein translates to MEYFYTTVFLVGVIYTVVTFVMGGLLGFVHLGGHIDTHIDMHVDTHIDTHIDGPGVSPTFTVFPLKPITVVSFLTVFGGVGLMGTRSKLGAVIVFILAIVIALFISFLLYKFIVVPLYKAQNTSAITQHQLIGLKAEVISPIFENGFGTIAYVVNGSKYNAPAQHINKRSVPQGEEVMIYEIVNNVFYVQPLNESK, encoded by the coding sequence ATGGAATATTTTTATACCACTGTTTTTCTAGTAGGAGTAATTTATACTGTGGTTACCTTTGTAATGGGAGGTTTATTGGGCTTTGTACATCTTGGCGGACATATAGACACTCATATTGATATGCATGTAGATACTCATATTGACACTCATATTGATGGACCGGGTGTTTCACCAACTTTTACTGTGTTCCCGTTAAAGCCTATAACGGTAGTTTCTTTTTTAACTGTATTTGGTGGAGTTGGGCTTATGGGGACGAGAAGCAAGTTAGGTGCCGTAATAGTATTTATACTGGCTATAGTTATAGCACTATTTATTTCTTTTCTGCTATATAAATTTATAGTAGTACCGCTATATAAGGCTCAAAATACCAGCGCTATAACTCAACACCAGCTTATTGGGCTAAAAGCTGAAGTCATATCTCCAATATTTGAAAATGGCTTTGGAACTATAGCATATGTTGTAAATGGAAGCAAGTATAATGCTCCAGCACAGCATATTAACAAAAGGTCAGTACCTCAGGGGGAAGAGGTAATGATTTATGAGATAGTGAACAATGTATTTTATGTTCAACCATTAAATGAATCAAAATAA
- a CDS encoding AI-2E family transporter has product MIKIKNRVIRILIIINLILLACILLGKIQILHKLVATLSKGFLIPLFISVLLYYIIRPINNHFIEKGMGRGKASMLSLVICAFILSGILSYFAKYAMEQFRQLTNQLIQLLGDGREIDGFVAWLNQYINVDEIYTLAAGMVKNYIHQIGLSFKRFVGYFMNTFSTVFLILVIVFYMLKDGNIFKEKVLYFIPEKYKAVSDTILSDSDVILSHYVTGQAKVALSLAIMIFTGYKIIGMPNAMLLSSITFILAFIPFVGFFISMIIPSVISLGMGLYMSLKLAAVFVIVQTLKGRVVVPAVMAKSMKIHPLTDIFLVIGAIAVGGPFAAFAIVPIYTIVKNALKALRVHDKYLH; this is encoded by the coding sequence ATGATAAAAATAAAGAATAGAGTTATTCGTATTCTTATAATTATAAATTTAATTCTTTTAGCCTGCATACTTTTAGGAAAGATACAGATTTTGCATAAGCTTGTGGCTACTTTGTCAAAAGGTTTTTTGATTCCGCTTTTTATATCTGTACTCCTTTATTATATTATAAGGCCAATTAATAATCACTTTATAGAAAAGGGTATGGGACGCGGTAAAGCAAGTATGCTTAGCTTAGTTATTTGTGCTTTTATACTAAGTGGTATTTTATCTTACTTCGCAAAATATGCAATGGAGCAGTTTAGACAGCTTACTAATCAGCTGATTCAGCTTCTAGGTGATGGAAGGGAAATAGATGGATTTGTAGCCTGGCTTAATCAATACATAAATGTGGATGAAATATATACTTTAGCTGCTGGAATGGTTAAAAATTACATACACCAAATTGGACTTAGCTTTAAAAGGTTTGTTGGATACTTTATGAATACCTTCTCTACAGTATTTTTAATCTTAGTCATTGTGTTTTATATGTTGAAGGATGGAAATATATTTAAAGAAAAGGTATTATATTTTATACCAGAAAAATATAAAGCGGTGTCAGATACAATTCTTTCTGACAGTGATGTAATACTCAGCCACTATGTTACTGGTCAGGCAAAGGTGGCACTGTCACTAGCAATAATGATATTTACGGGGTATAAGATAATAGGCATGCCAAATGCTATGCTGCTTTCGAGTATTACATTTATACTAGCCTTTATCCCTTTTGTAGGCTTTTTTATTTCTATGATAATTCCAAGTGTTATATCACTAGGCATGGGACTTTATATGTCTTTAAAGTTAGCAGCAGTTTTTGTTATTGTGCAGACCTTAAAGGGAAGAGTAGTAGTGCCGGCTGTTATGGCTAAAAGCATGAAAATACACCCATTGACAGATATATTTTTAGTTATTGGTGCTATAGCAGTAGGAGGGCCTTTTGCAGCCTTTGCCATTGTCCCAATATACACAATTGTTAAGAATGCCTTAAAAGCTTTAAGGGTTCATGATAAATATTTGCATTAA
- a CDS encoding glycoside hydrolase family 2 TIM barrel-domain containing protein gives MKNLLLDIENPKMIKQNKEDGHVIALPYDDFQAALCLNPSKYKLSLNGNWKFKWIMGIKNIPSNFYCEDYSVDSWAHIEVPSVWQLKGYGKPYYIAFDYPPALSKRKRHIPKIDQNLNEAGLYKRTFILPKHFENREVFIYFGAVKSAFYLYINGKMVGYSQGSMTPSEFNITKYLREGENTIAVEVYRFSDGTYLEDQDMWFFSGIYREVYIYSEPKTYIRDFFSRCTLDNNYEDAELFIDCYIKNTLNENMSTTVEAYLVDCASKNAEASKLLSNKSLTLSANSAVCASINAHIKSPKKWTAETPNLYRLVLMLKNDMDEVIEVKSIQYGFKTVEIKDEKLLINGKPIMLKGVNRHEFDPDNGWAVPKERYHEDFKIMKRNNINSIRTSHYPNDPYFYELCNEYGFYVMDEADVETHGVRRKNVPGDNPLWTDAVVDRMERMVLRDRNHPCIFMWSLGNEAGYGSNFLKMKQAALALDTTRQFHYEGDFDISVSDVVSRMYPTIDMVDKLGKHEEIKISIFDNILNKLSADNKPLKPEQYIGKPVILCEYAHSMENSLGNFQKYMNRFEKYPNMAGGFIWDFVDQSIRKVEEDGTVKWLYGGDFHEEITHRYFCANGIVAADRTPHPALYEVKKVYQEIKVSPIDLLSGVIKIHNKYCFIDLNNFRLYWSITENGIEILQGIVENLELGPKQSQEYELGYSLSELNADSEYHILFSFRLKNTSAWAEEGYELAFDQFLIPNKKSFVNAEPPQDNLTKDNNLNVTETKNRITIQNDKISISIGTLSGGIESLNYGFGELIHSPLIPNYWRALTDNDKGYANFKPELEKILIDTSWKKACITRKVEKLQLLKQPDQVSIIVHQSVKNCSGDVLTEFKINSLGEIQVKHSLTPKKSMYRIGMQMALPKEYENITWFGKGPHENYIDRNTGAKVAIHTGGVKELIHNYMRPQENGNRTEVRWLCIDNKDGRGIKIKDTSNTFLNISAWPYSQEDLENAQHIYELPDRNFNTFNIDYTQCGVGGDLPGVANLHEEFKIHKGIRYEYSFVITNNVKGE, from the coding sequence ATGAAGAATTTGCTCTTAGATATTGAAAATCCTAAGATGATAAAGCAAAACAAAGAAGATGGTCATGTTATAGCCCTGCCCTATGATGATTTCCAAGCAGCCTTGTGTTTAAATCCATCAAAATATAAATTGAGCCTTAATGGCAATTGGAAATTCAAATGGATAATGGGCATTAAAAATATACCTTCTAATTTTTATTGCGAAGATTATTCAGTAGATAGTTGGGCGCACATTGAAGTTCCTAGCGTATGGCAGTTAAAGGGCTATGGAAAGCCTTATTATATAGCTTTTGATTACCCTCCCGCATTGAGTAAAAGAAAGAGACATATTCCCAAAATAGATCAAAATTTGAATGAAGCTGGTTTATATAAAAGAACCTTTATTCTTCCAAAGCATTTTGAAAATAGAGAAGTTTTTATATACTTTGGAGCAGTAAAATCTGCCTTTTATTTGTATATAAACGGTAAAATGGTAGGGTATTCACAAGGCTCTATGACTCCTTCCGAATTTAATATAACAAAGTACCTTAGAGAAGGAGAAAATACTATAGCTGTGGAAGTATACAGATTTTCTGACGGCACTTACCTGGAAGATCAGGATATGTGGTTCTTCAGCGGTATTTACAGGGAAGTCTATATTTATTCTGAACCTAAAACCTATATAAGAGACTTCTTCTCAAGATGCACTTTAGATAATAACTATGAAGATGCTGAACTTTTTATAGATTGCTACATAAAAAATACCTTAAATGAAAATATGAGCACTACTGTAGAAGCCTACCTTGTTGACTGTGCTTCAAAAAATGCCGAGGCTTCCAAATTGTTATCTAATAAGTCACTTACATTAAGCGCTAATAGTGCAGTCTGTGCGTCCATTAATGCACATATAAAAAGCCCGAAAAAATGGACTGCTGAAACTCCTAACTTATATAGGTTGGTGCTGATGCTTAAGAATGATATGGATGAAGTAATTGAAGTAAAGTCAATACAATATGGCTTTAAAACAGTGGAAATAAAAGACGAAAAGCTTCTTATTAACGGCAAACCTATAATGCTTAAAGGGGTTAACAGGCATGAATTTGATCCCGATAACGGCTGGGCTGTTCCAAAAGAAAGGTATCATGAAGATTTTAAGATAATGAAAAGAAACAACATAAATTCCATAAGAACCAGCCACTATCCTAATGACCCTTACTTTTATGAGCTATGCAATGAGTATGGTTTTTATGTTATGGATGAAGCAGATGTTGAAACCCATGGAGTTAGAAGAAAAAATGTTCCAGGCGACAATCCGCTTTGGACGGATGCTGTAGTAGACAGAATGGAAAGAATGGTACTTAGGGATAGAAACCACCCCTGTATATTTATGTGGTCTTTAGGAAATGAAGCTGGTTATGGCAGTAACTTTTTAAAAATGAAACAGGCAGCACTTGCCCTTGATACAACTAGACAGTTTCACTATGAAGGGGATTTTGATATATCAGTTAGTGATGTAGTCTCAAGAATGTACCCAACTATAGATATGGTAGATAAATTAGGAAAACATGAAGAAATCAAAATCAGTATTTTTGATAATATACTAAATAAGCTATCCGCAGATAACAAACCATTAAAGCCTGAGCAGTATATAGGTAAGCCAGTTATACTTTGTGAATATGCTCATTCTATGGAAAACAGCCTTGGCAATTTTCAAAAATATATGAATAGATTTGAAAAGTATCCTAATATGGCAGGCGGTTTTATTTGGGACTTTGTAGACCAATCCATACGAAAGGTTGAGGAAGACGGTACTGTAAAATGGCTCTATGGTGGAGATTTTCACGAAGAAATAACTCATAGATACTTTTGTGCGAACGGTATTGTTGCCGCAGACAGGACTCCTCACCCAGCACTTTATGAAGTTAAAAAGGTTTACCAGGAGATTAAAGTTAGTCCTATAGACTTATTAAGTGGAGTAATTAAAATTCATAATAAGTACTGCTTTATTGATCTTAATAATTTTAGGCTGTATTGGAGTATAACTGAAAACGGCATAGAAATTTTACAAGGTATTGTAGAAAACCTGGAGCTTGGTCCAAAACAATCACAAGAATATGAATTGGGATATTCTCTTTCTGAGTTAAATGCTGATAGTGAATATCACATACTATTTAGCTTTCGATTAAAAAATACTTCAGCATGGGCTGAGGAAGGTTATGAACTTGCATTTGATCAATTTTTGATTCCAAACAAAAAAAGCTTTGTAAATGCTGAGCCTCCTCAAGATAATTTAACTAAGGATAATAATTTAAATGTGACGGAAACTAAAAATAGGATAACAATTCAAAATGATAAAATTTCAATTAGTATTGGAACCTTAAGTGGAGGCATCGAATCTCTAAACTATGGCTTTGGTGAATTGATTCACTCCCCACTTATTCCAAACTATTGGAGAGCCCTTACTGATAACGATAAAGGTTATGCTAATTTTAAACCTGAACTAGAAAAAATATTAATAGATACCTCTTGGAAAAAAGCATGTATCACTAGAAAAGTAGAAAAGCTACAGCTGCTAAAGCAGCCTGATCAAGTTAGTATTATAGTACATCAAAGTGTTAAAAACTGTAGTGGCGATGTATTAACTGAATTTAAAATAAATAGTTTAGGTGAGATTCAAGTTAAGCATTCCCTAACACCTAAGAAGAGCATGTACAGAATAGGAATGCAAATGGCCCTACCAAAGGAATATGAAAATATAACTTGGTTTGGCAAAGGCCCTCATGAAAATTATATTGATAGAAATACTGGTGCTAAGGTTGCCATTCACACTGGCGGAGTCAAAGAACTTATTCATAATTATATGAGACCTCAAGAAAACGGTAATAGAACTGAAGTCCGCTGGCTTTGCATCGATAATAAAGATGGCAGAGGAATTAAAATAAAAGATACCAGTAATACCTTTCTTAACATAAGTGCTTGGCCCTATAGTCAAGAGGATTTAGAAAATGCTCAGCATATATATGAACTGCCTGATAGAAACTTTAACACCTTTAATATTGATTATACTCAGTGCGGGGTTGGAGGAGACCTACCCGGAGTCGCTAATCTTCATGAGGAATTTAAAATACACAAAGGTATAAGGTATGAATATAGCTTTGTAATAACAAACAACGTAAAAGGAGAATAA
- a CDS encoding TetR/AcrR family transcriptional regulator, giving the protein MDLKTKRKKELFEQKERRKDEVISAAVEVFKEKGIENSKMTDIAEKAEVGVASVYRYFKTKPDLAVEVAIKFWDMEINSIYTEFDKDNINNLIGIEKLKTILNVFVNLYNNHKDFVRFLEEFDNYVIKEQIPSEKLENYEKSIINLKNIIFEALEEGKVDGSIRSDIDNEVFYITVSHSLMTLAQKLILRGNILKSDSDVSGESQINLIIDMAVNYIQN; this is encoded by the coding sequence ATGGATTTAAAAACCAAGAGAAAAAAAGAACTTTTCGAGCAAAAGGAGAGGCGTAAAGATGAGGTTATATCTGCTGCTGTAGAAGTTTTTAAAGAAAAAGGCATAGAAAACTCAAAGATGACAGACATTGCAGAAAAAGCCGAAGTGGGAGTTGCTTCTGTTTATAGATACTTTAAAACAAAACCAGATTTAGCAGTGGAAGTTGCCATTAAGTTTTGGGATATGGAAATCAACAGTATTTATACTGAATTTGACAAGGACAATATTAACAATCTAATTGGCATTGAAAAGCTGAAAACTATACTTAATGTATTTGTTAACCTTTATAATAATCATAAAGACTTTGTCAGGTTCTTGGAGGAATTTGATAACTATGTTATCAAAGAGCAGATACCAAGTGAGAAGCTTGAGAACTACGAAAAAAGTATAATCAATTTGAAAAACATAATTTTTGAAGCCCTTGAAGAAGGAAAAGTGGATGGTTCCATCCGCAGCGATATAGATAATGAAGTTTTTTATATAACTGTATCTCACTCTCTAATGACCTTAGCGCAAAAACTAATACTAAGGGGAAACATTTTGAAAAGCGATAGCGATGTTTCCGGAGAAAGCCAAATAAATTTAATAATAGATATGGCAGTTAACTATATTCAAAACTAA
- a CDS encoding VanW family protein, protein MKPRKYKLTFAAKILIMQFILCSIAVFAGFTFRAYAEGKKWDNVVYPGISIANIDLSGKTKEEGIALVKSKYVDELYKKKIEIQALDKVYIVEGSKLISNYDIDSAVNSAFNYGKNLGVLKKGRLIRKGAEREFRVSFNYNEAYIKEFVASIAGEINKSPTNATVEKMPDGSIKVVDAIDGYKIENEKLESSIKKVVCESVNDTAIKAPIQELHAAVTKEVLSTIDYNIASFHTDYLSSSPERSQNIELAARFINGRCLLPGEVFSFNDIVGERTKERGFKEAGVIVGNKVESGYGGGICQVSSTLYNAVLKTGLKPVERTHHTLPSTYVDLGLDATVDWNDIDFKFENTFNYPLFIEANTKNKVLYINLYSNSSLAKRKYVITNNIYKTIQSTTKVVDDPNLPIGQVEDVQKGHDGYMVRVIRNVVENGIVVNSEIISDDFYNPVTGVTKVGIKQ, encoded by the coding sequence ATGAAGCCAAGAAAATATAAACTCACATTTGCTGCTAAAATATTAATAATGCAATTTATATTGTGCTCAATTGCTGTATTTGCGGGATTTACTTTCAGAGCTTATGCTGAGGGTAAAAAATGGGACAATGTAGTTTATCCAGGTATAAGTATAGCTAATATAGATTTAAGTGGTAAAACAAAGGAAGAAGGTATTGCACTTGTTAAATCAAAATATGTAGATGAGTTATATAAAAAGAAGATAGAAATTCAGGCTCTTGATAAAGTATATATTGTAGAAGGGTCTAAGTTAATTAGTAATTATGACATTGACAGCGCAGTTAACAGTGCATTTAATTATGGAAAAAATCTAGGTGTATTAAAAAAAGGGAGATTAATAAGAAAAGGCGCTGAACGAGAATTTAGGGTGTCTTTTAATTATAATGAAGCATACATAAAAGAATTTGTAGCATCAATTGCAGGTGAAATAAATAAGTCACCAACAAATGCTACAGTTGAAAAAATGCCAGATGGCAGTATAAAAGTTGTTGATGCTATTGATGGTTATAAAATTGAAAATGAAAAGCTTGAGAGCAGTATAAAAAAAGTAGTATGTGAATCTGTTAATGATACTGCAATAAAAGCCCCGATTCAGGAGCTGCATGCAGCTGTAACTAAAGAAGTGCTAAGTACAATAGATTATAATATAGCATCCTTTCATACGGATTATTTGTCTTCATCCCCTGAAAGATCTCAGAATATAGAACTTGCTGCTAGGTTTATAAATGGTAGGTGTTTGCTTCCTGGTGAAGTATTCAGTTTTAATGACATTGTTGGTGAGAGAACCAAGGAACGAGGTTTTAAAGAAGCTGGAGTTATTGTTGGAAATAAAGTAGAATCAGGTTATGGCGGCGGCATATGCCAGGTATCCTCTACTTTATATAATGCGGTGCTTAAAACAGGGTTAAAACCGGTTGAAAGAACACATCACACTCTTCCATCTACTTATGTAGACTTAGGCTTAGATGCAACTGTGGATTGGAATGATATTGATTTTAAATTTGAAAATACATTTAATTATCCGCTATTTATAGAAGCTAATACTAAAAATAAGGTATTATATATTAATTTATATTCAAATTCAAGTCTAGCTAAAAGAAAATATGTTATTACAAATAATATATACAAGACAATTCAATCTACAACAAAGGTAGTTGATGATCCGAATCTCCCAATTGGTCAAGTTGAAGATGTGCAAAAGGGACATGACGGTTATATGGTGCGAGTGATAAGAAATGTTGTTGAGAATGGAATAGTAGTTAATTCTGAGATAATATCAGATGATTTCTATAATCCAGTAACGGGTGTTACTAAGGTAGGAATAAAACAGTAG
- a CDS encoding amino acid permease, whose translation MNSLFRKKDVDLILSNNKSASTPKTLGAFDVTLMSIGATIGTGVMVLTGVVAARDAGPAVVLSFICSAIICILVALCYAEFASTIPTSGSAYTYIYVSLGEFVAHLIGWSLVIGYTLSTATVAGGWSAYFTGLLNEIGIHLPKQLTAIPSQGGIINLPAVLVVLLITILLSRGTKESKKINNLMVVVKLSIIVLFVIVGVFYIKPQNWHPFMPFGYKGVFAGAASVFFAFSGFDAVSTSAEEVKNPQRNLPIGIVSSLIICTVIYIVVCLILTGITHYTQLNVADAMSYALSTVGQSWAASIISVGAVIGIMAVMLAYSYGASRILFSMSRDGLLPKKFSKVNKKTNVPVLSTWVVGILGAMLTGMVDLKQLADLANIILIGTFMLVAFSVIVLRKTHPKLKRNFIVPLVPTLPIVAVICCLFLMFNLSKITWVYFAGWLVLGTIVYFTYSRKHSTLEVKKQGKNELKMSA comes from the coding sequence ATGAACTCTTTATTTAGAAAAAAAGATGTAGATTTGATCTTAAGTAACAATAAATCTGCCTCAACTCCAAAAACCTTAGGTGCCTTTGATGTTACGCTTATGAGTATAGGCGCAACCATTGGTACAGGCGTTATGGTATTAACAGGCGTGGTTGCTGCAAGAGATGCAGGCCCAGCTGTAGTACTTTCATTCATTTGTTCCGCAATCATATGTATTCTTGTAGCACTTTGCTATGCTGAATTTGCTTCTACTATACCAACCTCTGGCAGCGCATATACCTACATATATGTGTCCTTAGGTGAATTTGTAGCTCACCTTATAGGCTGGTCCTTAGTTATAGGTTATACTTTAAGCACTGCTACAGTGGCTGGTGGATGGTCTGCTTATTTCACAGGACTGCTCAATGAAATAGGAATTCATCTTCCTAAACAGCTTACTGCTATTCCTTCTCAAGGTGGAATTATCAACCTTCCAGCAGTACTGGTAGTTCTTCTTATTACAATTCTTCTTTCAAGAGGAACAAAGGAAAGCAAAAAGATTAACAATCTTATGGTTGTAGTAAAGTTAAGTATCATTGTATTATTCGTTATCGTTGGTGTATTTTATATAAAGCCTCAAAATTGGCATCCGTTCATGCCATTTGGATATAAGGGAGTGTTTGCAGGAGCGGCTTCCGTATTCTTTGCTTTTTCAGGTTTTGATGCTGTTTCTACCTCAGCTGAAGAAGTTAAAAACCCACAAAGGAATTTACCTATAGGTATAGTTTCCTCCTTAATAATCTGTACAGTAATTTATATAGTAGTTTGTCTAATACTAACAGGAATTACTCATTATACACAGTTAAATGTAGCTGACGCTATGTCTTATGCTCTTAGTACGGTTGGACAAAGCTGGGCAGCCTCAATAATATCAGTTGGTGCTGTTATAGGAATTATGGCTGTTATGCTTGCATATAGCTATGGAGCATCACGTATATTGTTTTCTATGAGCCGTGATGGATTACTTCCAAAGAAATTTTCAAAGGTTAACAAAAAGACTAACGTTCCAGTACTTTCAACTTGGGTTGTTGGAATTTTAGGTGCAATGCTTACAGGTATGGTTGATTTAAAACAACTTGCTGATTTGGCAAACATAATTCTAATAGGAACCTTTATGTTAGTTGCTTTTTCTGTAATAGTACTAAGAAAAACTCACCCTAAGCTAAAAAGAAACTTTATAGTTCCATTAGTCCCTACACTTCCTATAGTTGCAGTAATATGCTGTCTATTCCTAATGTTTAATCTTTCTAAGATAACTTGGGTATACTTTGCTGGATGGCTGGTTCTAGGAACAATAGTTTACTTTACTTATTCACGCAAGCACAGCACACTTGAAGTTAAGAAACAGGGTAAGAACGAATTAAAAATGTCAGCTTAA
- a CDS encoding branched-chain amino acid aminotransferase: protein MNKIVNIDWSNLGFTYTRTDLRYVSIWNDGNWDDGKLVEDNTITISEGSTALHYGQQCFEGLKAYRTKDGRIQLFRPDQNSKRLNNSCRRLLMPEVPEEKFIEACLQVVKANEAFVPPYGTGATLYLRPYVIGIGDNLGVKPAPQYLFGVFCSPVGAYFKGGLAPVNFTVSDYDRAAPSGTGAAKVGGNYAGSLLPHEQATKRGFADAIYLDPATHVKIEEVGAANFFGITKDDKFITPKSDSILPSITKYSLMHVAKEYLGLEVIEGDVFIDKLDIFKEAGACGTAAVISPIGGIEYKGKLHVFHSETEVGPITRKLYDTLCGIQFGDVEAPEGWIVEAK from the coding sequence ATGAATAAAATAGTTAATATCGATTGGAGTAATCTTGGGTTTACTTACACTAGAACTGACCTTAGATATGTCTCCATATGGAATGACGGAAATTGGGATGACGGCAAATTAGTTGAAGATAATACTATTACAATTAGCGAAGGCTCTACAGCTCTTCATTATGGTCAACAATGTTTTGAAGGATTAAAAGCATATCGCACAAAAGATGGAAGAATTCAGTTATTCAGGCCTGATCAAAATTCAAAGCGTTTAAATAATAGCTGCAGACGTTTACTTATGCCTGAAGTTCCAGAAGAAAAATTTATTGAAGCTTGTCTACAAGTTGTAAAAGCTAATGAAGCTTTTGTACCACCTTATGGAACTGGAGCAACTTTATACTTAAGACCTTATGTCATAGGAATTGGAGACAACCTTGGAGTAAAACCAGCTCCTCAGTATCTCTTTGGAGTGTTCTGTTCACCAGTTGGCGCATACTTCAAAGGAGGACTAGCTCCTGTTAACTTTACAGTATCTGATTATGATAGAGCCGCTCCTTCAGGAACAGGTGCAGCTAAGGTAGGAGGAAACTATGCAGGCAGTCTTCTTCCTCACGAGCAAGCTACAAAGAGAGGCTTTGCTGATGCTATATATCTTGATCCAGCAACTCATGTAAAAATAGAAGAAGTTGGAGCAGCAAACTTTTTTGGTATTACAAAAGATGATAAATTTATAACACCAAAATCAGATTCTATTCTTCCAAGTATAACTAAATATTCACTTATGCATGTTGCGAAGGAATATCTTGGCCTTGAAGTAATAGAAGGTGATGTATTCATTGATAAGCTAGATATCTTTAAGGAAGCTGGTGCTTGTGGAACTGCTGCTGTTATTTCTCCAATAGGAGGAATAGAATACAAAGGAAAACTTCACGTATTCCACAGCGAAACTGAAGTAGGTCCTATAACAAGAAAGCTCTACGATACACTTTGCGGCATCCAATTCGGAGATGTAGAAGCTCCAGAAGGATGGATAGTAGAAGCCAAATAA
- a CDS encoding staygreen family protein → MFKFNPDKLYVEYRGMATPEYPVIPRRYTLTHSDVSGELYLVIGPTYAYERINPDRDEVLAEWQFVGGRYIYAVYLYVDGRTEVDASIRNAVFRRELPLALQAIRYGDREFFNTHPSLDLAPIIVHFISSYPEYNRIENWGTPAQYRNLAFEE, encoded by the coding sequence TTGTTTAAATTCAATCCCGATAAGCTTTATGTAGAATATAGGGGAATGGCTACTCCTGAATATCCGGTTATTCCGAGAAGGTATACACTCACCCATTCTGATGTAAGCGGAGAATTGTATCTTGTAATTGGACCAACATATGCTTATGAAAGAATTAACCCTGATAGGGATGAGGTTTTAGCTGAATGGCAGTTTGTTGGAGGTAGATATATTTATGCAGTGTACTTATATGTAGACGGACGTACAGAAGTAGATGCCAGTATTAGAAATGCGGTTTTTAGAAGAGAACTTCCGCTTGCCCTTCAAGCAATAAGATATGGAGATAGAGAGTTTTTTAACACACATCCTAGTCTAGACCTTGCTCCTATAATTGTACATTTTATTTCTAGTTATCCTGAATACAACAGGATTGAGAACTGGGGAACACCGGCTCAATATCGTAATTTGGCTTTTGAAGAATAA